The Haloterrigena turkmenica DSM 5511 genome includes the window CGAGTACCGAAGCACCGCCTGGTAATCGAGGACGGCGGTCCACGGATCGCTGTACGCCCCGCCGTCGTAGGTGCGCGCGAGGTCGCGCTCACCGATCACCGGCTGGTCCCAGTCCATAGCTGGCGGTCACATCGGATGGCCAAAATCTTTATCGTCCATCTCGGTCGGTTTCAAAATCGCAGGACTGCGCGGCTTCAAGGTGGTGCTGGAAGCGTTCTATACCCCCTTGATTATCACTACTGAAACCGATTCGTGAATTTCAATATACACGAACATTCTTACTATCGATTAATTATATATACCCTGAATTCTCTGGTTGCTATCAGCACCGGACGACGGGAAGAAGCCGACGCCGAGGATCAATCCAATCCCCCTCGAGCGCCACCGGGTGCCTACCACAGACCCCAGAATAAGTCTTCCCACCGTTCACGGGTGCGTGAAAGAACACAACTATGGATCTAAGCAAATACAGAAACAAGCTGATCGGAAGCGAAGAAGAACGGGCAGTCTCGCCTGTTATCGGAGTCATCCTCATGGTCGCGATAACTGTCATTCTCGCGGCTGTGATCGCAGCATTCGTACTGGATATGGGCGACGATCTCGGTAGTGAGGCACAGGCGGGTTCCCAGATGAGCTTCGACGAGGACAAGGGTGTGATGTCGATCGAGCTCACCTCTGAGGGTAACGCAGACACGTACGAACTCCGGGGAGACTACCGATATAACGCTACATCCGGGAATAATGAATCGGTAGGATCCGACGAATACATTGCACTCTCAGGAGCGGGTGACACAGTGACGCTTGAATGTGGCGCTCAGAACGAATATAGTACATCAGACGGTACTACGAACAAATACGTGCTGAATGAGTCTACTCCTGAGAGCGGTACGGTGACCTTTGTTGCCTCGAACGACGGTGGCGACAGTTGGACCAACGTCGGTAGCCAGGAGTGGAGTTGCTAACATGGATCTACGCAAATACAGAAACAAACTTGTTGGATCGGAAGACGAGCGGGCGGTG containing:
- a CDS encoding type IV pilin, producing the protein MDLSKYRNKLIGSEEERAVSPVIGVILMVAITVILAAVIAAFVLDMGDDLGSEAQAGSQMSFDEDKGVMSIELTSEGNADTYELRGDYRYNATSGNNESVGSDEYIALSGAGDTVTLECGAQNEYSTSDGTTNKYVLNESTPESGTVTFVASNDGGDSWTNVGSQEWSC